A single window of Zea mays cultivar B73 chromosome 10, Zm-B73-REFERENCE-NAM-5.0, whole genome shotgun sequence DNA harbors:
- the LOC103641605 gene encoding uncharacterized protein isoform X2 has translation MSKGKEKIERTIVWDEDQSKFMLGWFTDFIKEQYAGFKIKKQRHFKCAEALNRQFNMGVTATQVERHYRHYKENWKFVAAALSKSGNTFDTIRSMVVISESEKANLKDRARRLISKPIKFFNEMQELFINSSADGSLAMEATTCMNETHPGDDSDFNDDVCSDFSNYPQPVHDLARQVLD, from the exons ATGAGTAAAGGAAAAGAGAAGATTGAGAGGACCATTGTGTGGGATGAGGATCAAAGCAAGTTTATGCTTGGTTGGTTTACTGACTTCATAAAAGAACAATATGCTGGTTTTAAGATTAAAAAACAACGCCACTTCAAGTGTGCTGAGGCATTGAACAGACAATTCAATATGGGGGTCACTGCTACTCAAGTTGAAAGACATTACAGGCATTATAAAGAGAATTGGAAGTTTGTTGCTGCAGCCTTAAGCAAGAGTGGTAACACTTTTGACACAATAAGGTCTATGGTAGTCATATCTGAATCAGAGAAAGCTAACCTAAAG GATAGGGCAAGAAGGCTCATTTCTAAGCCTATCAAGTTTTTCAATGAAATGCAAGAGTTGTTTATTAACAGCAGTGCTGATGGCTCTCTAGCCATGGAAGCTACAACTTGTATGAATGAAACTCATCCTGGAGATGACAGTGACTTCAATGATGATGTGTGCAGTGACTTCTCCAACTATCCTCAGCCTGTGCATGATCTAG CTCGTCAAGTTCTGGACTGA
- the LOC109939252 gene encoding protein ALP1-like, translated as MRKFVFHRLCSHLRSHRLLEDTVNVSVEEQVAMFLKFVGHRWTNRSVGFEFLQSGETVSMYFNLVLDAPCVMSHDLITMRTTETHPKISSSPGRFHPYFERCVGALDGTHVPAWVPIYMQDRFRGRKHYPTQNVLAAVDFDLRFTYVLAGWEGSAHDSFVLQDALSRPSGLKIPEGHFFLADAGYAARPGILPPFRGVRYHLKEFQGTRRPENSKELFNLRHSSLRTTIERAFGTLKNRFKLLTSQPFFPLKTQVKIVLACCALHNFIIEDGTDIYVYEDEAWFGSLPRSSRTHADMNKDNKLWATMRDQLAQQMWDDWDEN; from the exons ATGCGCAAATTTGTTTTCCATAGGTTATGTAGCCATTTAAGGTCTCATAGGCTGTTAGAGGATACCGTCAATGTCTCTGTTGAAGAACAGGTTGCTATGTTCTTAAAGTTTGTTGGCCATAGATGGACAAATAGGTCAGTTGGGTTTGAATTCCTACAGTCCGGAGAAACAGTTAGCATGTACTTCAACCTTGTTTTAGATGCTCCATGTGTCATGTCACATGACCTCATTACTATGAGAACCACAGAGACACATCCAAAGATATCTAGTAGCCCGGGAAGATTTCACCCTTACTTTGAG AGATGTGTAGGAGCACTCGATGGCACACATGTACCAGCATGGGTCCCCATTTATATGCAGGATAGGTTTAGAGGTAGAAAACACTACCCAACACAGAATGTGTTAGCTGCCGTGGATTTTGATCTTAGGTTTACATATGTGTTGGCTGGATGGGAAGGATCAGCTCATGACTCATTTGTGCTCCAAGATGCATTGTCACGTCCCTCAGGCttaaaaattcccgaag GTCATTTCTTTCTAGCAGATGCGGGTTATGCAGCACGACCTGGCATATTACCTCCATTTAGGGGTGTTCGGTACCATCTTAAGGAGTTTCAGGGTACTAGGCGGCCAGAGAATTCAAAAGAATTATTCAACCTTCGACACTCTTCTCTTAGGACAACGATAGAACGAGCATTTGGTACACTCAAAAACAGATTTAAGTTACTCACAAGCCAACCATTCTTCCCTCTCAAAACTCAAGTGAAGATAGTTTTGGCTTGTTGTGCTTTGCACAACTTCATAATAGAGGATGGTACTGATATTTATGTTTATGAAGATGAGGCATGGTTTGGAAGTCTTCCAAGAAGCAGTCGTACCCATGCTGATATGAACAAAGATAATAAACTTTGGGCCACTATGCGTGATCAGCTAGCGCAGCAAATGTGGGACGATTGGGATGAAAATTGA
- the LOC103641605 gene encoding uncharacterized protein isoform X1 has product MSKGKEKIERTIVWDEDQSKFMLGWFTDFIKEQYAGFKIKKQRHFKCAEALNRQFNMGVTATQVERHYRHYKENWKFVAAALSKSGNTFDTIRSMVVISESEKANLKDRARRLISKPIKFFNEMQELFINSSADGSLAMEATTCMNETHPGDDSDFNDDVCSDFSNYPQPVHDLGDDSDTLPSPNHHPSQNVDHSSSSSGLKRPQGEGVPAKRNVKPKSRTTKVVDELSATLVELRNDLKKPPPPVPMPFGNPDAILWQRLENMTITTDQKLMVGTYLAHKDQKGMRGFLSAASDITFESWVLKHLSDLDL; this is encoded by the exons ATGAGTAAAGGAAAAGAGAAGATTGAGAGGACCATTGTGTGGGATGAGGATCAAAGCAAGTTTATGCTTGGTTGGTTTACTGACTTCATAAAAGAACAATATGCTGGTTTTAAGATTAAAAAACAACGCCACTTCAAGTGTGCTGAGGCATTGAACAGACAATTCAATATGGGGGTCACTGCTACTCAAGTTGAAAGACATTACAGGCATTATAAAGAGAATTGGAAGTTTGTTGCTGCAGCCTTAAGCAAGAGTGGTAACACTTTTGACACAATAAGGTCTATGGTAGTCATATCTGAATCAGAGAAAGCTAACCTAAAG GATAGGGCAAGAAGGCTCATTTCTAAGCCTATCAAGTTTTTCAATGAAATGCAAGAGTTGTTTATTAACAGCAGTGCTGATGGCTCTCTAGCCATGGAAGCTACAACTTGTATGAATGAAACTCATCCTGGAGATGACAGTGACTTCAATGATGATGTGTGCAGTGACTTCTCCAACTATCCTCAGCCTGTGCATGATCTAGGTGATGATTCTGACACTTTACCATCTCCCAATCATCATCCATCTCAAAACGTTGATCATAGCTCGTCAAGTTCTGGACTGAAGCGCCCACAAGGAGAGGGAGTACCAGCGAAAAGGAATGTGAAACCAAAGAGTCGCACAACAAAGGTAGTAGATGAACTCAGTGCTACTTTGGTAGAACTTCGAAATGATCTTAAGAAGCCACCACCTCCAGTGCCTATGCCTTTTGGTAACCCTGATGCAATATTGTGGCAAAGGCTTGAGAATATGACAATTACTACTGATCAAAAGTTAATGGTAGGAACGTATCTAGCACACAAAGATCAAAAGGGTATGCGTGGTTTCTTATCTGCTGCATCAGACATAACATTTGAGTCATGGGTACTAAAGCATCTGAGTGATTTGGACCTATGA